Proteins co-encoded in one Pseudomonadota bacterium genomic window:
- a CDS encoding fused MFS/spermidine synthase: MSLFEAYIITFIASFCTLVIEMVAGRILAPFVGVSIYTWTSIIGVILAGISIGAYIGGKLVDRFPFRKTLGWLLLLSGLTALLIIPLTNLVASYRFQVSLMLRIFIVTTIIFFLPGCVLGTISPVVVRLTLKNLDKAGNVIGKIYALSTLGAIIGTFVTGFFLISWMGTRTIIFSMGVILLLAAAFSGSLFKTKKASVLFLIISAPFLWGINTFAYKIPLTDSTYLYKESNYYTIKLNRTLSSDQKTNLQAMILDNLIHSYVSLENPLHIEYEYERIYTDVLKWKLKKDAIFKSLTIGGGGYTFPRYMEAYYPNAQIDVVEIDPEVTNIVYKYLGLLKNTRIRTYNTDGRWFVMNCNAKYDVIFTDAYNDLSIPYHLTTKEFAEQLKGILNQDGILMSNIIDNFQKGAFLPSYIRTLREVFGQKNVYYQKT; encoded by the coding sequence ATGAGCTTATTCGAAGCGTATATCATAACCTTTATAGCGAGTTTCTGTACCCTTGTTATTGAAATGGTTGCAGGTCGTATATTGGCGCCATTTGTCGGTGTTTCCATCTATACATGGACAAGCATTATAGGGGTTATCCTTGCTGGAATCAGTATTGGTGCTTATATCGGAGGAAAATTAGTAGATAGATTCCCTTTCAGGAAAACCCTCGGATGGTTATTACTACTGTCAGGTTTAACTGCACTTTTAATAATCCCCCTCACCAATTTAGTTGCATCGTACCGCTTCCAAGTTTCTCTTATGCTCCGCATATTTATCGTAACAACGATTATATTCTTTTTGCCTGGTTGTGTCCTTGGGACAATTTCACCTGTTGTCGTAAGGCTAACATTAAAGAACCTGGATAAGGCCGGCAATGTAATTGGCAAGATATATGCACTTTCAACCTTGGGGGCAATTATAGGGACCTTTGTAACTGGATTTTTCCTCATTTCCTGGATGGGAACAAGAACCATCATTTTTTCAATGGGTGTAATACTACTCCTTGCAGCAGCGTTTTCAGGCTCGCTATTCAAAACAAAAAAGGCCTCAGTCCTTTTCCTCATCATCTCTGCCCCCTTTCTATGGGGAATAAATACCTTTGCGTATAAAATACCATTAACTGACAGTACATACCTGTACAAGGAGAGCAATTATTACACTATTAAGCTGAACAGAACACTTAGTTCCGATCAGAAAACAAATCTTCAAGCCATGATATTGGACAATCTTATACACTCCTATGTAAGTTTAGAAAATCCCCTGCACATTGAATATGAGTATGAGAGAATATACACTGATGTTTTAAAATGGAAACTGAAAAAAGATGCAATCTTTAAGAGTCTTACCATTGGGGGTGGCGGTTATACCTTTCCAAGATACATGGAGGCATACTATCCCAATGCCCAAATAGATGTTGTTGAGATTGACCCGGAAGTGACAAATATCGTCTATAAATACCTCGGCTTATTGAAAAACACGAGGATCCGTACATATAACACGGACGGACGCTGGTTTGTGATGAATTGCAATGCCAAATACGACGTGATATTCACCGATGCGTACAACGACCTTTCCATACCGTACCATCTCACAACAAAAGAATTTGCAGAACAGCTTAAGGGTATTCTTAACCAGGACGGTATATTAATGTCGAACATTATCGATAACTTTCAGAAAGGGGCCTTTCTTCCTTCATATATCAGGACATTAAGGGAAGTCTTCGGTCAAAAAAATGTCTATTACCAGAAGACCTGA
- the bioB gene encoding biotin synthase BioB, translating into MRSTIEALKKKAINKMDIGFDDAKILYKTGMKQPFMLMAFASEIREHFKGKKISLCSIVNAKSGICPEDCKFCAQSVHYHTDAPTYPLISAKDVTEKAHIAKESGANFFGVVTSGTCIANQEEWDEIDNTIKGINRLGIKACASLGLLDKERAYELKKAGLFRYHHNLETSKSFFKNICTTHEYIEDIETIMAAKKAGLSTCSGGIIGLGENMEHRIELAVTLKELDVDSVPINILNPIAGTPLAGVPQPSPMEILITIAIFRFILPDKDIKLCGGKEKNLRQLLPLGVIAGCNSLMTGNYLTTEGRDTRHDIEMIKDLGLTATIE; encoded by the coding sequence ATGCGTTCTACAATAGAAGCACTGAAAAAGAAGGCAATAAATAAAATGGATATTGGTTTTGATGATGCAAAAATTCTTTATAAAACAGGAATGAAACAACCTTTTATGCTTATGGCATTTGCCTCAGAAATAAGAGAACATTTCAAAGGTAAAAAAATAAGCCTCTGCAGTATCGTAAATGCCAAATCGGGAATATGCCCAGAAGACTGTAAATTCTGTGCCCAGTCAGTCCACTATCATACTGATGCCCCAACATATCCCCTCATCTCCGCGAAGGATGTTACAGAAAAGGCACACATTGCAAAAGAAAGTGGCGCCAATTTTTTTGGAGTTGTGACAAGCGGAACATGTATAGCAAACCAAGAGGAATGGGATGAGATTGATAACACTATAAAAGGTATAAACAGATTGGGAATAAAGGCATGTGCCTCTTTGGGCTTATTAGACAAGGAAAGGGCATATGAACTGAAAAAGGCAGGACTTTTCAGGTATCACCATAATCTCGAAACATCAAAAAGCTTCTTTAAAAATATCTGTACCACCCATGAATATATAGAGGATATTGAAACAATAATGGCTGCAAAAAAGGCAGGTCTCTCTACCTGCTCAGGGGGTATCATAGGGCTCGGTGAAAATATGGAGCACAGGATTGAGCTTGCTGTTACTCTAAAAGAACTTGATGTAGATTCAGTACCCATTAATATTTTAAACCCCATTGCCGGAACACCACTTGCAGGTGTTCCACAACCCTCCCCCATGGAAATCCTCATCACCATTGCAATTTTTAGATTCATCCTGCCGGACAAAGATATTAAATTGTGCGGTGGCAAGGAAAAAAACTTAAGACAGCTTTTGCCCCTCGGGGTCATTGCCGGCTGTAATTCTCTTATGACCGGAAATTATTTAACTACTGAAGGAAGAGACACAAGACATGATATTGAAATGATAAAGGACCTCGGACTCACTGCTACAATAGAATAA
- a CDS encoding response regulator transcription factor produces MKVLLVEDEAKVANFISKGLQEEGYNVDVAYDGKKGLELLKEFNYDIVLLDLMIPEVDGLQLLKNIRSWGIHTPVLIITAKSSKEDVVKGLDMGSDDYLTKPFAFEELLARVRALLRRSRKADTHILEYKDIILNPYNRRLNIASKDVELTEKEFLIMEFMLKNSERALTRKEIAEYVWQNQGDSTNIVDVYVNFLRKKIESLSVKKYIHTVRGIGYILKEEDEKV; encoded by the coding sequence ATGAAGGTTCTTTTAGTTGAGGACGAAGCCAAGGTCGCAAATTTCATAAGTAAGGGGTTACAGGAAGAAGGATACAACGTGGATGTTGCTTATGACGGTAAGAAGGGCCTTGAGCTATTAAAAGAATTTAACTACGATATCGTGTTACTCGATCTTATGATTCCTGAGGTTGATGGACTCCAGCTTTTAAAAAATATTCGCTCATGGGGCATACATACACCGGTTCTCATCATAACTGCCAAAAGTTCAAAAGAGGATGTGGTAAAGGGTCTCGATATGGGTAGTGATGATTATTTGACAAAACCCTTTGCTTTTGAAGAGTTACTTGCACGGGTAAGGGCCCTGCTTAGAAGAAGCAGAAAGGCCGACACCCATATACTTGAGTATAAAGACATAATTTTAAACCCCTATAATAGAAGGTTGAATATAGCCTCTAAAGATGTGGAGTTGACGGAAAAAGAATTTTTAATAATGGAATTCATGCTAAAGAATAGTGAAAGGGCTTTAACAAGAAAAGAGATAGCAGAGTATGTATGGCAGAATCAAGGTGATTCAACAAATATTGTAGATGTTTATGTAAACTTTTTAAGAAAGAAGATAGAGTCTTTATCAGTCAAAAAATATATCCATACAGTAAGGGGTATAGGTTATATTCTAAAAGAGGAAGATGAAAAAGTTTGA
- a CDS encoding ATP-binding protein, with translation MKKFDLPIKWRLTVWYGGILALILIVFSSGVYIYFKNSLQKSIDTKIKSIGEVLSSSLTEAHNTSIFGNFERYLENVLGRKPKGKFIQIIDSSGRIGAKMSDIETETVPTSFSTLERALKGEVIYETIEGARPRLRIVTIPIVEENKKVTSIVQVGTSLEDFDETMKKLLIIMIISIPTSISVTIVIGYFMAKKALKPVDQIRKAAIKISSSNLDERIDIGKRRDELSRLAETFNDMITRLKDAFQRINQFSIDVSHELKTPLTILKGETEVTLRKDRENEDYRKLLKSHLEEVDRMTRIVDDLLLLSKADAEEIKLTIEDIALRDLVVDICMDMKIFADNKGIELIVSELEDVRLKGDELKLRRMLWNVVQNGIKYTQKGGKVEISSYVNNGYVWIDVKDNGVGISEKDMKYIFDRFYRGDKSRRRESGSGLGLSISKWIAEAHRGVIEVKSRPLEGSLFSIKLPI, from the coding sequence ATGAAAAAGTTTGATTTGCCAATAAAATGGCGACTGACAGTATGGTATGGTGGGATACTTGCGTTAATCCTCATAGTATTTTCCAGCGGTGTCTACATCTATTTTAAGAACAGTTTGCAAAAGAGCATAGATACGAAAATAAAATCCATTGGTGAAGTGCTATCCTCTTCGCTTACAGAGGCACATAATACAAGTATATTTGGGAATTTTGAGAGATACCTGGAGAACGTTCTTGGAAGGAAACCAAAGGGAAAGTTTATTCAGATTATTGACAGCTCCGGAAGAATTGGGGCAAAGATGAGTGATATTGAAACAGAAACAGTACCAACAAGTTTTAGCACTCTGGAGAGGGCCCTTAAAGGGGAGGTAATATATGAGACAATAGAAGGGGCGCGCCCGAGATTAAGGATTGTTACAATTCCTATAGTAGAAGAGAACAAAAAAGTAACAAGTATAGTTCAGGTAGGTACCTCCTTGGAGGATTTTGATGAAACGATGAAAAAACTCCTTATCATAATGATTATCAGTATCCCCACATCGATAAGTGTAACGATAGTGATTGGTTATTTTATGGCAAAGAAGGCATTAAAACCTGTTGACCAAATAAGAAAAGCAGCGATTAAAATATCATCGAGTAACCTTGATGAGAGGATTGATATAGGGAAAAGAAGGGATGAACTATCGAGGCTTGCCGAAACCTTTAACGACATGATAACCAGGCTGAAAGATGCGTTCCAGAGGATTAACCAGTTCAGCATAGATGTTTCTCATGAGTTAAAAACCCCTCTTACTATATTAAAAGGGGAGACAGAGGTAACGCTCAGAAAAGACAGGGAGAATGAAGATTACAGGAAACTTCTCAAGAGCCATCTTGAAGAGGTTGATAGAATGACAAGGATAGTAGATGATTTGCTGCTGCTCTCGAAGGCAGACGCAGAAGAAATAAAGTTGACTATTGAAGATATCGCATTAAGAGACCTTGTTGTGGACATTTGTATGGATATGAAAATTTTTGCAGACAATAAAGGAATAGAATTGATTGTAAGTGAGTTAGAGGATGTCAGATTGAAGGGAGATGAATTAAAGCTAAGAAGGATGCTCTGGAATGTTGTACAAAATGGGATAAAATATACTCAAAAAGGGGGAAAGGTAGAGATATCCTCTTATGTGAATAATGGATATGTGTGGATTGATGTGAAGGATAACGGTGTGGGGATATCTGAGAAGGATATGAAATATATATTTGACCGGTTTTACAGGGGAGATAAGTCCAGAAGACGTGAAAGCGGGAGCGGGCTTGGTCTTTCTATAAGTAAGTGGATTGCTGAAGCACACAGGGGTGTCATAGAGGTAAAAAGCAGGCCCTTAGAAGGAAGTTTATTTTCTATTAAATTACCTATATAA
- a CDS encoding type II secretion system F family protein, with the protein MPTFEWEGKTLKGEVKSGVTKADSDAALRATLRKEGIILIKSTEKKDVAKEKFNPKKKIKTLSIVIFTRQLSTMITSGLPLVQSLEILASQIEDINLRGIVRDIKERIEGGSRFADALKEYPQCFDQLYVNLVVAGEEGGMIDAVLSRLAAYMEKSEKLKKKVKSAMIYPISIVVVAVGVVMVLLLFVIPVFETMFKDMGAELPLPTQIVVNISRAVKSNIHFGIIALIIAVFSFRRFYKTENGKRKVDGLILKAPIFGVLAIKASVARITRTLGTLLQSGVAILESLDIVAKVAGNKVVEDALILAKSMVSEGRNMSEPLEASGIFPPMVVQMIQVGESTGALDSMLNKIADFYDEDVDNLVSNLTAMMEPMIMMFLGVILGGLIIAMYLPIFKLGSAVG; encoded by the coding sequence ATGCCCACATTTGAATGGGAAGGAAAAACATTAAAAGGCGAGGTAAAGTCAGGGGTAACAAAGGCTGATTCTGATGCTGCCCTCAGGGCGACCTTAAGAAAAGAAGGTATAATACTTATAAAATCCACTGAAAAAAAGGATGTAGCGAAAGAGAAATTCAATCCTAAAAAAAAGATTAAGACTTTAAGCATAGTAATATTTACAAGACAGCTGTCAACTATGATCACATCAGGCCTGCCCCTTGTCCAGTCCCTCGAAATACTTGCCAGCCAGATAGAAGATATTAATTTGCGAGGCATTGTGAGGGACATAAAGGAGAGGATAGAGGGGGGGTCAAGATTTGCAGATGCCTTAAAGGAATACCCTCAATGTTTTGATCAGCTTTACGTGAACCTCGTGGTTGCCGGAGAAGAAGGTGGTATGATTGATGCAGTGCTCTCAAGGCTTGCCGCCTATATGGAGAAGAGTGAAAAGCTGAAGAAAAAGGTAAAATCTGCAATGATATATCCTATAAGCATAGTGGTGGTCGCCGTTGGTGTAGTAATGGTGCTATTGCTTTTTGTAATCCCTGTTTTTGAAACTATGTTTAAGGATATGGGAGCGGAGCTTCCCCTCCCAACGCAGATCGTTGTAAATATCAGCAGGGCGGTAAAGTCAAATATACACTTTGGGATAATTGCCCTGATTATTGCTGTTTTTTCGTTCAGGAGGTTTTATAAAACTGAAAATGGGAAGAGAAAGGTTGATGGATTAATTTTAAAGGCCCCGATCTTTGGTGTTCTTGCCATAAAAGCTTCAGTTGCAAGGATAACAAGGACTTTAGGCACGCTGCTTCAAAGTGGTGTTGCAATTCTTGAAAGCCTTGATATAGTGGCAAAGGTTGCAGGCAATAAGGTTGTAGAAGATGCATTGATACTAGCGAAGTCAATGGTGAGTGAGGGCAGGAATATGTCAGAACCATTAGAGGCAAGCGGCATCTTCCCTCCAATGGTAGTCCAGATGATTCAGGTAGGTGAATCTACTGGAGCACTGGACAGTATGCTGAATAAAATCGCCGATTTCTATGATGAGGATGTTGATAATCTGGTGTCAAACCTTACTGCAATGATGGAACCTATGATTATGATGTTTTTGGGCGTTATTCTGGGTGGGTTGATTATAGCCATGTATCTCCCAATATTCAAGCTTGGGTCAGCAGTCGGATAA
- the trmFO gene encoding methylenetetrahydrofolate--tRNA-(uracil(54)-C(5))-methyltransferase (FADH(2)-oxidizing) TrmFO, producing MEIKVIGAGLAGVEAAYQIAQRGQNVTLYEMRPKVFTPAHKTPYFSELVCSNSLKSKELTNAHGLLKEELRRLGSIIVRAADRTSIPGGKALVVDRNMFSKVITKEIEACTLINVVREEIKDIPPGIVVIATGPLTSDDLTERIREIAGTQNLYFFDAISPIVDGYTIDVEKAFYGSRYMDGTKDYLNCPLTEEEYDRFYEELIKAERVSLRKFDETPYFEGCLPIEVMAERGKQTLLYGPMKPVGLIDKKDKEPHAVIQLRREDESGSMYNMVGFQTQLKYGEQERIFRLIPALRNAVFLRYGSVHRNTYINSPSVLNNNLQLTNNNRIFFAGQITGVEGYVESTAMGLVAGISAYLSLRGKTFIPPPEDTCVGALLHYITTKKKDFQPMNINFGLLKDYRKRDKERVIHNAIKSILEWKERIERQ from the coding sequence ATGGAAATCAAAGTAATTGGCGCCGGATTGGCGGGGGTGGAAGCCGCCTATCAGATTGCCCAAAGGGGACAGAATGTTACCCTTTACGAGATGAGGCCAAAGGTATTCACACCTGCCCATAAAACCCCATATTTTTCAGAACTTGTGTGCAGTAATTCTTTAAAATCAAAAGAACTCACAAATGCCCATGGACTTCTCAAGGAAGAACTTAGAAGGCTCGGTTCGATTATCGTAAGGGCCGCAGATAGAACATCCATACCAGGCGGAAAGGCCCTTGTTGTTGATAGAAATATGTTTTCGAAGGTGATAACAAAAGAAATTGAAGCCTGTACCCTTATAAATGTTGTGAGGGAAGAAATCAAGGATATACCTCCGGGGATTGTGGTCATTGCTACCGGGCCTCTTACAAGCGATGATCTGACAGAAAGGATAAGAGAAATTGCTGGCACACAGAATCTATATTTTTTTGATGCCATTTCTCCGATCGTTGATGGATATACAATAGATGTGGAAAAGGCATTCTATGGTTCAAGATACATGGATGGCACCAAAGACTATTTAAACTGCCCCCTCACAGAAGAAGAATATGATAGGTTTTATGAAGAATTGATCAAAGCAGAAAGGGTAAGCTTAAGAAAGTTTGACGAAACTCCATATTTTGAAGGTTGTTTACCAATAGAAGTTATGGCTGAAAGGGGTAAACAGACGCTCCTTTACGGTCCTATGAAACCTGTAGGGCTTATTGATAAAAAAGATAAGGAGCCTCATGCGGTCATACAACTCAGAAGAGAGGATGAATCAGGCAGCATGTATAATATGGTCGGGTTCCAGACCCAGCTTAAATATGGAGAACAGGAAAGGATTTTCAGGCTCATTCCGGCTTTAAGAAATGCAGTCTTTTTAAGATACGGGAGTGTCCACAGAAATACATACATAAATTCTCCTTCTGTGCTGAATAATAATCTACAGCTGACCAATAATAACAGGATTTTTTTTGCAGGGCAGATAACCGGCGTTGAGGGTTATGTGGAATCTACTGCTATGGGGCTTGTGGCAGGCATATCTGCATATCTATCTCTAAGAGGGAAAACATTCATTCCTCCGCCAGAGGATACCTGCGTGGGGGCACTTCTCCATTATATCACAACAAAGAAAAAAGATTTTCAACCAATGAACATCAATTTTGGACTTCTAAAAGATTACAGGAAGAGGGATAAGGAAAGGGTCATCCATAATGCAATAAAATCAATTCTAGAATGGAAGGAAAGGATAGAGAGACAGTGA
- the topA gene encoding type I DNA topoisomerase, translated as MGKSLLIVESPTKMRTLSKFLGKDFVIKATYGHIKDLPKSKLGVDIDKEFTPHFLILKGKAKVVEEIKKAGSGAENIYIGSDPDREGEAIAFHVAEVVGNKRQIKRVLFHEITKKGVLEALKRPTTLDESKYNAQKARRIIDRLVGYKISPLLWEKVSYGLSAGRVQSVALRLVCDREDEIEGFVKEEYWIVDAEFELKSGERFKAILEREGDTKLKISLQEEAERIKKDIEGKEFLITNIEVKEKYIFPQPAFITSRLQQEASRRLRFSPKRTMVLAQRLYEGVNIGKEGLTGLITYMRTDSVRVSNDAVRGARQYIGGNFGKPYLPRVPHIFKNRKSAQDAHEAIRPTNVMITPEKVKPYIDKDLFLLYELIWKRFIASQMTQEKLETKAIDVTSGNYVFISRGSKVLFDGFTKIYEEEGDDEQKGVILPEMKKGEKVFLIDTRLNQRFTSPPPRYTEASLIKTLETKGIGRPSTYATIVSTVQERSYVKKDKGKLLPTPLGKTVSKLLKEFFPLILDVDFTAKMEERLDLIEDGKKNWIKSLERFHHAFEEELSHAKEGMKSLKKEEKETDIVCEKCGKMMMLRWGKNGEYIVCSGRPECKNKKNVKIEDNGTIKVVEDEIKGVCKLCGGNLIEKRGKFGRFLACNNYPDCKYTEAYSLGYPCPEKDCTGKLVEKVSKKKRRFISCSRYPDCSFATNSEPTDGPCQICGAPTLFSYKRKIFCLRKGCGWKSK; from the coding sequence ATGGGCAAGTCGTTATTGATAGTTGAATCGCCAACAAAAATGAGGACACTTTCGAAGTTTTTAGGTAAGGATTTTGTCATAAAGGCAACGTATGGTCACATAAAAGACCTGCCGAAAAGTAAATTAGGGGTAGACATTGACAAAGAATTTACACCCCATTTTCTCATTCTGAAAGGGAAGGCAAAGGTTGTAGAGGAAATCAAAAAGGCAGGCTCAGGTGCAGAAAATATATACATTGGTTCTGACCCGGATAGAGAGGGTGAGGCCATAGCCTTCCATGTGGCCGAAGTTGTAGGTAATAAAAGACAGATCAAAAGGGTATTATTCCACGAAATTACAAAGAAAGGTGTTCTGGAGGCACTAAAAAGGCCCACTACCCTTGATGAGTCAAAATACAACGCCCAGAAGGCAAGGAGAATTATCGACAGGCTTGTAGGATACAAAATCAGTCCACTCTTATGGGAAAAGGTCAGTTATGGGCTTTCTGCCGGGAGGGTCCAGTCTGTGGCCTTAAGACTTGTATGCGACAGAGAGGACGAGATAGAAGGTTTTGTAAAAGAAGAGTACTGGATAGTTGATGCTGAGTTCGAGCTCAAATCTGGCGAAAGATTTAAGGCAATACTCGAAAGAGAAGGGGATACAAAACTTAAGATATCATTACAGGAAGAAGCAGAAAGAATAAAAAAGGATATAGAAGGAAAGGAATTCCTAATTACAAATATAGAGGTAAAGGAAAAATATATTTTTCCCCAGCCTGCTTTCATCACAAGCAGGCTTCAACAGGAAGCATCGAGAAGGTTAAGGTTCTCCCCAAAAAGGACAATGGTACTGGCCCAGAGATTATACGAAGGCGTAAATATTGGAAAAGAAGGGTTAACAGGGCTCATCACATACATGAGAACTGACTCTGTCAGGGTATCTAATGATGCAGTGAGGGGTGCGAGACAGTATATAGGGGGAAACTTTGGAAAACCATACCTTCCCAGGGTACCTCATATTTTCAAAAACAGAAAAAGTGCCCAGGATGCCCACGAAGCAATAAGACCTACAAATGTGATGATTACACCAGAAAAGGTAAAACCATACATCGATAAGGACCTCTTTCTGCTGTATGAACTGATATGGAAAAGATTTATAGCCTCCCAGATGACCCAGGAGAAGTTAGAAACAAAGGCTATAGATGTCACATCAGGGAACTATGTGTTTATCTCCAGGGGGTCAAAGGTTCTATTTGATGGTTTTACAAAGATATATGAGGAAGAAGGGGATGATGAACAAAAAGGTGTGATCCTTCCTGAAATGAAGAAAGGTGAAAAGGTATTTCTCATTGATACCCGGTTAAATCAGCGTTTTACGAGTCCTCCACCGAGATATACTGAAGCTTCACTTATAAAGACACTCGAAACAAAAGGCATAGGCAGACCATCAACGTATGCGACAATTGTAAGTACAGTTCAGGAAAGGAGCTACGTCAAAAAGGATAAGGGTAAGCTTTTGCCCACCCCTTTAGGAAAGACTGTAAGCAAACTTCTTAAGGAGTTTTTTCCATTGATCCTTGATGTGGATTTTACAGCTAAAATGGAAGAGAGGCTTGACCTGATAGAGGACGGAAAGAAGAACTGGATTAAATCACTTGAAAGGTTTCATCACGCCTTTGAAGAGGAGTTATCTCACGCAAAAGAAGGGATGAAGAGTTTAAAAAAGGAGGAAAAAGAAACAGATATAGTATGTGAGAAATGCGGCAAGATGATGATGCTCAGGTGGGGGAAAAATGGTGAATACATTGTATGTAGTGGAAGACCTGAATGTAAAAACAAGAAAAACGTAAAGATAGAGGATAACGGGACAATAAAGGTTGTTGAGGATGAAATAAAGGGGGTATGTAAACTGTGTGGAGGGAACCTTATAGAAAAAAGAGGGAAGTTCGGGAGATTCCTTGCCTGTAACAACTATCCTGATTGTAAATATACTGAAGCCTACTCCCTTGGTTATCCATGTCCAGAGAAAGACTGCACAGGGAAACTGGTAGAAAAGGTCTCAAAAAAGAAAAGAAGGTTTATAAGCTGTTCAAGATACCCTGATTGTTCTTTTGCCACAAATTCAGAACCCACGGATGGACCATGCCAAATATGTGGTGCACCAACCCTCTTCTCTTATAAGAGAAAAATCTTTTGCCTCCGTAAGGGCTGTGGATGGAAATCAAAGTAA
- a CDS encoding DegQ family serine endoprotease has protein sequence MRNKRWYLTIIALIVIGLIFAYVKGKVVSEESWFDTNRANVKTVAFDKGLPSFSELVKNVKPSIVNISTTTVIKGPDLRERFFGPSNPFGDFFGNDFFEKFFGDTPNRGFKQRSLGSGFIIDREGFILTNNHVIEKAQIIKVKLSDGKEYDAEVIGRDAKTDIALIKINAKQNLPVATFGDSDKLEVGDWVVAVGNPFGLEHTVTAGIVSAKGRVIGAGPYDDFIQTDASINPGNSGGPLLNLGGNVVGINTAIISGGQGIGFAIPINVAKDLLPQLKSKGKVVRGWLGVVIQKVTPEIAKSFGLKESDGALVSDVMEQSPAEKAGIKRGDVIVSFNGKKIKDMDMLPRLVGSTEIGKKIKVGIIRDGKQIETEVAIGELKEETLQASRKPQVEKDYGLVVQDITPEIAKHLNLKDKRGVIVTDVQPGSPAQDADMRSGDIIKEIGRKPIRNLMDFKEAMKRVSLKEGVVMLIKRENMTFYTVLRE, from the coding sequence ATGAGAAACAAGAGATGGTATTTAACGATAATTGCACTTATCGTTATAGGGTTGATATTCGCATACGTGAAGGGGAAGGTCGTTTCTGAAGAATCGTGGTTTGATACAAACAGGGCAAATGTAAAAACAGTAGCCTTTGATAAGGGGTTACCAAGCTTCAGCGAGCTTGTAAAAAATGTAAAACCTTCTATAGTGAATATCAGCACGACTACTGTAATAAAGGGACCTGATTTACGGGAGAGGTTTTTTGGCCCTTCAAATCCTTTTGGAGACTTTTTTGGAAATGACTTTTTTGAGAAATTTTTTGGCGATACACCAAATAGAGGGTTTAAGCAAAGGAGCCTTGGTTCAGGTTTTATTATTGATAGAGAAGGTTTTATACTGACAAACAATCATGTTATAGAGAAGGCACAGATTATAAAGGTAAAATTATCAGATGGGAAAGAGTACGACGCAGAGGTGATAGGGAGGGATGCCAAAACTGACATTGCCCTTATTAAGATTAATGCAAAACAGAATCTGCCTGTAGCAACCTTTGGTGATTCTGATAAGCTGGAAGTTGGAGACTGGGTAGTTGCTGTGGGTAATCCTTTTGGTCTGGAACATACAGTAACCGCAGGTATCGTGAGTGCCAAGGGCAGGGTGATAGGTGCGGGACCTTACGATGACTTTATTCAAACCGATGCCTCAATCAATCCCGGGAACAGTGGAGGACCTTTATTGAACCTGGGTGGTAATGTTGTGGGTATCAATACGGCTATTATCTCAGGAGGACAGGGCATAGGATTTGCGATCCCCATAAATGTTGCAAAGGATTTGCTCCCCCAGCTTAAAAGTAAGGGTAAGGTAGTAAGAGGATGGCTTGGTGTAGTAATCCAGAAGGTAACCCCGGAGATAGCAAAAAGTTTTGGCCTTAAAGAGTCTGACGGGGCACTGGTGTCAGATGTCATGGAACAAAGCCCTGCAGAAAAGGCAGGTATAAAAAGGGGTGATGTAATCGTTTCATTTAATGGAAAGAAGATAAAGGATATGGACATGCTTCCAAGGCTTGTTGGTTCCACAGAGATTGGTAAAAAGATTAAGGTTGGAATCATAAGGGACGGGAAGCAGATTGAAACAGAGGTTGCTATTGGTGAACTTAAAGAAGAGACCCTCCAGGCCTCAAGAAAACCTCAGGTAGAGAAGGATTATGGACTTGTTGTACAGGACATTACGCCGGAAATTGCAAAGCATTTAAATCTAAAAGACAAAAGAGGTGTAATAGTAACTGATGTTCAGCCAGGCAGCCCTGCCCAGGATGCAGATATGAGGTCAGGTGATATTATTAAAGAGATAGGTAGGAAGCCTATAAGAAACCTAATGGATTTTAAAGAAGCAATGAAGAGGGTGAGCCTTAAAGAAGGGGTGGTAATGCTTATAAAGAGAGAAAATATGACCTTTTATACTGTTCTGAGAGAGTAG